Proteins co-encoded in one Thermodesulfobacteriota bacterium genomic window:
- the glnH gene encoding glutamine ABC transporter substrate-binding protein GlnH, with amino-acid sequence MKKTLKIKWLSAILATLMLLTVGSFAYAADLRVGVDTAFVPFEFKGKDGKYTGFDVDLWDAIAKRLKMKYKLVPMDFNGLIPGLTTGNLDVVLAAIFIKSSREKAIDFSHPYFRAGLKVMVRSENNDIHGPKDLKGKVVAVKTGTATVDYVNTLGAKKIVKFPNIGQAYLEVVTGGADAAMHDTPNVLYYIKTAGQGRVKAVGADVKAAFYGIGFQQGSPLRDKANVALLEMMEGGDYDKLYIKWFGSAPE; translated from the coding sequence TTGAAAAAAACATTAAAAATCAAATGGTTATCGGCAATTCTGGCAACGTTGATGCTTTTGACTGTCGGCAGTTTCGCTTACGCCGCCGATTTGCGTGTGGGCGTGGACACGGCTTTTGTGCCCTTTGAATTCAAAGGCAAGGACGGCAAGTATACTGGTTTTGACGTCGATCTGTGGGATGCGATCGCCAAGCGTCTAAAAATGAAGTATAAGCTTGTTCCCATGGATTTTAACGGGCTTATCCCCGGGCTGACCACCGGAAACCTGGATGTGGTTCTTGCGGCCATTTTCATTAAATCCTCAAGAGAAAAAGCCATTGATTTTTCACATCCCTACTTCAGAGCCGGTCTAAAGGTCATGGTGCGGTCCGAAAATAACGACATTCACGGTCCCAAGGATCTCAAAGGCAAGGTTGTGGCGGTTAAGACCGGAACGGCAACGGTTGATTATGTGAATACCCTGGGCGCGAAAAAGATCGTCAAGTTCCCCAATATCGGTCAGGCCTATCTGGAAGTGGTCACCGGTGGTGCGGATGCGGCCATGCATGACACGCCCAACGTGCTGTACTACATCAAAACCGCAGGGCAGGGTCGAGTCAAAGCGGTTGGTGCCGATGTAAAGGCTGCTTTTTACGGCATCGGTTTTCAACAGGGCAGCCCTTTGCGTGACAAAGCCAACGTTGCCCTATTGGAAATGATGGAAGGCGGTGATTATGACAAGCTTTACATCAAATGGTTCGGCTCCGCACCGGAAT